The sequence GATGACAGGGTGCGGTGCATCTGCTACGGCGCCATCCGGCGGAACGGATCGTTCATTGCTGTGCGGCACCCGATCCTGACGATCGACTCTTGAGCCCATACATCGCCTGACCTGATGGACCGCAGACGTATCGACATTGCACCGCCAAACATCCCCGGCTTCCGCGCCGTTCCGTTCACCGGTGTGATCTACGTGATGGCCGAGGCCTCCAAGCGCGGCTACGCCTACGGCCACCCCGACTGGTGCAACCTGGGCCAGGGGATGCCCGAAACCGGCCCCCTTCCCGGCGCGCCGCCGCGCATCCTGGAGGCGCCCATCAGCACGGCGGACCAGGAGTACGCGCCCGTCGCCGGCATCCCCGAGCTGCGCACCGCCGTCGCCGACCTGTACAACCACCTGTACCGTCAGGGCAAGGCGTCGCAATACACCGCCGACAACGTGTGCATCTGCGGCGGCGGCCGGCTGGGGCTCACCCGCACGGTCGCGGCGCTGGGGGAAATCAACCTGGGGCACTTCCTTCCCGACTACACGGCGTACGAGGAGCTGCTGAACGTCTTCCGCATGTTCACGGCGATCCCCATCCTGCTGGAAGGCACCGACGGCTACCGCTTCGACATGGGGCGGCTGGAGCGCGAGATCATGGGCCGCGGCCTTTCGGCACTGCTGCTCTCCAACCCGTCGAACCCCACGGGGCGCACCATCCGCGGGCTGGAATTGGCGTCGTGGGTAGAGGCGGCGCGGCGGCTGGAGTGCACGCTGCTGCTGGACGAGTTCTACTCGCACTACGCATGGTGCGCCTCGCCCGACGAGGACGGGCTCGTCTCGGCCGCCCGCTACGTGGACGACGTGGACAACGATCCGGTCGTCATCATGGACGGGCTGACCAAGAACTGGCGCTACCCCGGCTGGCGCACCACGTGGGTCGTGGGTCCCAAGGCGGTGATCGAGGCGGTGACGAGCGCGGGCTCGTTCCTGGACGGCGGCGGCAGCCGGCCCCTTCAGCGCGCCGCCGTCGGTCTGCTGGAGCCCGCGGCGGTGCGCGCCGAGACGGCCGCCATCCGCGGCGCCTTCCTTCGCAAGCGGCGCATTCTGCTCGACGGGCTGCGCGACGCCGGCATGCGGCTGGACGTGGAGCCCGAGGGGACGTTCTACATCTGGGCGGACCTGGCGGGCCTTCCCGAGCCGCTGAACGACGGGATGGACTTCTTCCAGGCCGCGCTTGAGGAAAAGGTGATCTGCGTCCCGGGCGAGTTCTTCGATATCAACCCTGGCAAGCGCCGCAGCGGCCGCGCATCGCGGTTCCGCACCTACGCGCGCTTTTCGTTC is a genomic window of Longimicrobium sp. containing:
- a CDS encoding pyridoxal phosphate-dependent aminotransferase — its product is MDRRRIDIAPPNIPGFRAVPFTGVIYVMAEASKRGYAYGHPDWCNLGQGMPETGPLPGAPPRILEAPISTADQEYAPVAGIPELRTAVADLYNHLYRQGKASQYTADNVCICGGGRLGLTRTVAALGEINLGHFLPDYTAYEELLNVFRMFTAIPILLEGTDGYRFDMGRLEREIMGRGLSALLLSNPSNPTGRTIRGLELASWVEAARRLECTLLLDEFYSHYAWCASPDEDGLVSAARYVDDVDNDPVVIMDGLTKNWRYPGWRTTWVVGPKAVIEAVTSAGSFLDGGGSRPLQRAAVGLLEPAAVRAETAAIRGAFLRKRRILLDGLRDAGMRLDVEPEGTFYIWADLAGLPEPLNDGMDFFQAALEEKVICVPGEFFDINPGKRRSGRASRFRTYARFSF